The DNA window taaaaaattaattaaacttaaaacatttgtatttatatttggtactacaaaaaaaacatttagtgttaatttttttattaaaatcttttatttaatttcatttgtatgtatgaatgtgtGTACATATGTCttggaatcttgcaatcaatattacacccatttccactgaagctatggagatgaaagttggcacacatatttagtctcgatgacaatgcacgattcatgaattgcttccatattaaatccaatatggcggacgttacaaaaaaaattcacatttttgaattacgtacaaatgacacttctaaatattctagttctctggttcacaacaattacatttttttttgttacgactttactttttttattaataaaattagttcatacataactttaattcctattataaacaaaatcgataaaattaaactcttacgcaatataaatagcttccgcgttattgttttcgactttctttattctgtaaaaaataaatatatgttagtaattatatttttattaattataaaagtatgtatttaaaaaatctaaatatatctaaatatgcaTAGTACTTTgaatgacaaatatttaattgcttcgagttcatggggatcgaatgtagtcactctcaattgatgttttccttactttcaccgaatactctatcataatatttgaagaacagctcgaaaaaaattcaataagagCAGTAAAATCGATGGTAGAATgagccctttttattgtatcattaagagAACCGTGGTGGATAACCTGATTGGTGGCCCACCTGAAATCCCTAGGAAATATATACTGTTTAAGCTGACAGAGTACACGGGAATTTCTTCACGGGCTTCTGTGCTCAAAGCACAGCGTTGTTTCAGTTTGAGAGCCTACTGTTATGGggaaacatttattttcgtaaGTGTAGCAAGATGTTTAGAGGATATTTCATGCAACTAGTGACCTGACTCTTTCGTTGATAAAGCCTGGTACGGTTATTtgtacttgtaatttttttttgtcaaacaaTGCTGtgtaacaaaatgaaatatttttatttctgacaAAGTGCAAGATGATTTTAACCATCCTGTTAAGGTACTTACATACACTAGAAATTATGAgaggaaaaaaaattgtttcgtaggtttttaaaattaaggttaaatttttaattagggtaaatatatatatattttaattaaggtaaaaataatttcaaacattaaaataaattacaaagtatCAAAATATCCATAGTgatgttgtattatataattttattaaatattgacttcataaaaatattaatattcgctAAAATATTGCTTAGAATTGCGACCACGTTTGTAATCTTATGTCGATGTAATCTTAGacgcaatttatattatttcgcattaattaaaaattataaactaaaaaaactacaattgaCTTTGATGGATATTTTTCTATCTGTTAAAAAGACTACTCTTGTCTATGGGACTTTTCACTGTTGTGCAAACGAAATAAcctaaaaactaaatatgaatAGTTCCTAACATTGTTAATAGTGTATATGTAAtggtttaaaataacatataatacaacataattttactttattcacAATGAGTTTTTCTCTAATAAATGCCATAAGAAAACTGAATATATCAACCGTCTCACAGATACGGTTGATCTCATCAGGATCTACTGACGTTTCTAATATAAATAGTCACAGTAATAGTGATTTAAACGTAACACAGAAAGAGTGGAAGTTTCCACCTCAATTCACCAAACCACGAGAAGTATGGATCGAAAATTTAGATTCTATTGACGAAAAAAAACTCGGTCTTTTTGAACTACATCCTTTGGTCTATGCTGTTTTACCACGTATAGATATCATTCACAGGAATGTGATATGGCAAAGGAAATTCCGATGGGTGTCATGGGCTCATACGAAGACGAGGGCTGAAGTACATGGTGGCGGAAGAAAACCATGGCCACAGAAAGGATTGGGTCGAGCACGTCATGGATCCATTAGGTCTCCATTATGGAGAGGTGGGGGTATTGTTCACGGACCACGATCTggcaaaacacatttttttatgcttCCGTTTCATTTACGTATACACGGTCTGACATCAACATTATCTGCAAAATTTGCCCAAGATGACTTACATGTTGTAAGGAATCTAGAGTTACCGACTGAGGACCCAGAATATCTGGCTGAATTAATAGAGAAAAGGAATTGGGGCCCTTCAGTACTTATCGTTGATGAGTAAGTTTAGTACTTAGTAAAACTTTACCCTAGATCTTTCTTTTCATAACATTTATTCAAcaatttgttattgtaaaaatgtattgcattaaaaaaaattaacattatcttATATGCGGTTCAAACGTTCATCCAAATTTAGATGGAAATTTTGTTCTAAGTAAACTAAAAGTTATAGCaacttacaaaattttataaggaATTGTAATAAATAGGAAATTTTTACAAACACTTCTTTCAAttcctttaaattaaacaaatacttcagttctatttttattttccttattaaaaatatatgtattcatagAGAAATAATGCTACAATttgaattgatatattttaaattaagaatgaaCAGTATCATtaataattctgtttttttttcagtaatgaTTATGCACCTCGGAACATAACAGTAGCTACAGAAAACCTGCCTCATGTCAATATAATACCATTTTATGGACTCAATGTATATTCTATGCTGAAGCATGACACCCTTATCATCACTCAAACTGCAGCAGAGAGAATTGAAGAAAAGATATTACAACATCTTCATTCAAATACGATGCCACAACAAGCCaagttcaaattaaatcaagtgtagagtttaaaattaaataaattagagagATCTCATCatcttttattaacattttccagaattataaaaatataattagttattgattttatagGAACATCATTTTATGctattatcattatattgaatatcacatggggttttttttctttttaaatgtgtCTTGTTTCTCTTGTACCtgcaaagatattatttaatggtTAGTAATATAGAGtacacattaattatatattggtactatttagtaaattactataaataaatattgcttaatttttatgaaaaatccACAAATACAAATCTGATAGAActactgatataatatattaatatcattaataagaCTTGGTTgaagggctttgtgaaagcccagTCTAGGTAGGTGCCATCATATATTCTGTTTTGAAGACTTAGTGAGCCAGTACTACAGAAAGTAGGGtcgtaaaatcttagttcccaggttggtggtacattggtgaTGGCGTTGTCACCTTTTACTATCAGGTAGCCAATTTAACTGccctacttataaaataaaattaagacctAACCATAGAGACTgagaagtgactttgttttatactatgcagACATATTCaatgtatctatttatatatatcttataatcgAGTTAATTGATATATAACAATAGATATAGTTAACCTGTCAGGtatgtaaacaattatttacaattagtgtaaaataagacattaaaaaaaacaaacggcATTTCTTTCGCCAGTTCAGTTCTCAGttaataggtattatttttgttattgaattgacttaagttatatatatatatataactatattgcACACACATTCACGACAGTGTTAACAACAAAACTAAAACTTACTTTGTTTGAAGTTTGTGATGGAGAATTTCCCACCATTTTCTGACGGATGTTCCATCTTAGATCAGCCCAGTTATTTTCTCCTGGCACATTTGGTTTGTACTTTTCCCATAGTGACATGTAATAATGATATAGTGAAACAggatcactttttttttttatttgctgcTTGGGAACTTTAATCactgaaaatatatcatttggTTATCTAAATTATCTTGTCATCTTTTTTTGTGAATTTgtgaaaacaatataataatacacagtATAATTTGTAGTgacttataatttgattattgttaaatgaatattcaaatGCATTCAACAATATCAAATAAGCACACATTATATACcaaatttatatagtttaataaagaAAGCTTGGTATCAATACTATATGCTTACTTCtgccattttaatattttaaagaaaatttcttGTTTACTCACAATTACTACTAACAGTTGTTTTAGGTATTCCTTTAGGTATTTCAATCTTTTTTTCAATTCTTACACATGAACATGATCTTCTGGAAGTTTTGATTTCTTCTAATTGTTGACCAATATTAGGTGCGGAATGTATGTTACGCAAGTTTGTTACTCTCCTTGGTCTTTGACACTCTTTAGGGCAACTTGCAAAGGGAGCTTTGGATCTAGTTCTAGATGAAAATGTACTTGCACTGTGCAACCTCTCTACGCCAACACTTTCAGTTCTGTGTGTTTTTTCACTATGATCTTCACTTGTGTGTTGAAGATCATATTTTATGAGCTTTTTGAGATCTAAAATCAAAAAGTATatctaaatcataaattatttttatcacttaaaGTTAAACTGTTCATatcataattacttaaatttattaagcaTTTTACAAAAAACTGACAAGAAAATACCAGTAgatattaatttctatatttgcatagaataataagttttatttttgactctATAATgtctgaaaaataatttaaactaatatatatgtaatttctaAATTGCACtgtgaattattttgtagtGTGTCTTTTAAGAAATCAAAACCCTGATCTACCAGTAATAAAAGATTACTTCTCATATGTGCTACTTACcagttatgaaatattttagaacttctccattaatattacgtatccctaagttatttaaatacctCAATATTTCCCTTGCATCTAATTGTGAAGTAATATCACAATAGTCATCTGTATTTTGCTCCATTGTAAAAGATTGTCAGTAGATAAAAGtcgtatttttttcatacacaAGCAAAACTTAACACTATGTTTCTGATCTTAgcaagttaaatatttactacagTAATGAAttctatttgtaattttgtaatactaaataaatctatatacgAATTACGAATTCAAATTAACGAACTACGAATTGAAATGTCATAAGTCAAAACCAAGTTGTCTATTATTATACCATTATACTAGTATATAGATATAGTCTTTGGTCTAAACTTTTAAACTGCCATTGGATAaacttattagttattttatactattacaaaaagtacctattataatatacatataaataagacatattttttgcctgatttaaatcttatattctaCTTCGAATGAcctataatatactaaaaaaaacagtGTTGCCGTTATACGAAAGTCGCTAGACAGTGAAATATGGATGATATTTTTACTACTTTTGAAAATCTTTAGTTTTAGGTCTCGTacagattatatttaagttttttgtatcaaattatacaatacaatctATTATGCATACaggatataatataagattaccAAATTACACATACACATTTGATTTTCAATATTGGGATCCGGAAGCCATGGTCGTTTAAATTCCAGGCTCTGGATACAAATTTATTGCCTTTCTAAaatacacaatttaattttagttacagTAGTTCATCATTTTGTAAATCATACAGAGTtacctactttaaaatattttaaatagttatctctaaaaatattaagagcCCTTATGCCGGATTAGACGTTTTCATGACATTTTCGTAAGGGATTGtgagccaaatatttatcagttactcatacaaaaaatactgtacgaatttttttttctctttttgatataaattatagaaaaataaacattgcttATATTTCACATATACTTCAATATAAATTGAACGAATTCACCTCTAAAAATGAATTGTAAGTTATTTCAGTAAGCGATAAACGAGCAGATCGCCTTCTTTAGAATGTTTTGATAacacaaaaagtaattttatataatttttgtcaaCAATAAATCGTATCAATGTATTGTAACGACTACAAAAAAGGAGGTTCTCAATTCAAATCTGTATTAATGTTTGTTCAGATCCAGGTACCAcgcatttattatgtatttcaaatacgAACGACatcaagttataaaaaaaaccttagtgtttttaaattattgtactcATTTATGAACCCATTTATAATTAGACTAACAGTCCTTAAAGTTTAcggtgatatttttttgtagaattttcTTATCATACAACAATCTGTTAACTACAAGTTTTGATGGcaaaatttgataataaaataagggCCGTTTTTTGGTccaaagtaagaaataaaaaaagaagaactcaaaataagtttaatttctcAGTTATAGTCAAGTCAAGTCGTCCCTCGTCGACGAGCctcgaaattataataaaatttgtatgtgggtgaaatttttaatctatattttaattttactttacttttacgcTTGTAGTGTCAGTGTAAGGTAGCGTTGCCATATTTTTGAGCAAAGCGGGATTTTATGACCTGAGTGGGATTTTTATATCGAAAGcggtacaaaataaaaaaatatcagtttttttaattattcttttatttatgcatcattttaagtttacaatttttttttgatagaaaTAATATAGTTGATGAAAAgtcaaagatttattttattttataaaaatacttatgtacCTCATATCATTAGCGTAAAACACAGCTGGATATAGATCTCTCCAAAAGTACGCCATAGCTCCCGGTTCTCCGCCTTCCACATTCAGTTGTGTCTCGCCATCTTCTTCCGGTCATCGGTGCATCTGCATTACGCTGCGTTTGTCGATCGGTATCCACTCTATGACTCTTCTGTTCCAACGATCATTGGTCCTTCGATATACGTAAGTGCCACTTCAGTTTGCTAATCATGCCAGCTATGTTGGTAGTTCCGATTTATCTCCGGATAACCAAATTGCTGATTTTATCGTTCACGATCATAGCTGGCTTTTAATTTATGGACCAGTCTCAAAACTAGTCTTaatatacaagaatatattccgattgaacaaaacaacaaatttaaaatgaggGAAGACTTGAAAAAATAACTCGGTTATCCATAATTATGCCTCACTTTTTgtggtattaatatatttgattggcaaccaattttgatgattcatttttaatacatataaatttcaaagGTGTGTAAAGAATAAatccaacaaataaaaaaaagatatttaaggAGATTAAAAACACCTACATCACTCGATAGTGTCGCCgaacgtaaattatatttattaattatatttttactaaattgatACCGGCTTTACTGTGTCatgagtattaaaaaaaagcaaccaTAAAAGAATACTAGGGACAAGTTagaaaaattatttagttaaataaaattttatatatttactttcagcacatttttatatttttagtatgtcTATATTCTAAAGCAAATTATgtacctaatattatatatgaacggAAGATCTGTTGACTGAATGTCATTCAGTGTGTTTATTAAACTACGCCGCTCAAAAAGGTAAGGTTATTCATTGAATGACTAATTAAGCTAGTTGCCCgagacatacattttttttaaagttataactaatttctaaatttgttagaaaaattaaaagaagatTTGAGTATATTATAACAAACTGCCCCACTGACCTAACCTTACTTGGCCCCCTTTGATGGCCGTCCTCGGTACAGATTCAGCGTGGTCGTGGAATATATTATACCATATCTAAACACTTCGTAATTTTAGCTCAACTCATGCAAtgaaaatgcaatttttatcataaaatgaatatctttttttatgaatggtgtggatattttataaatgaactagctgttacccgcggctttgcccgcgtagaatatgaatatatatacaaattaacttaaattgttacgttaatgtaataacctctttgtataccacattggtgtgtatttcagcccttacggtagaatatctagaaacgcttaaatgcgaatcaactcatttttaatcggtagcccaaaaataaagtttcatgctgctaacttaaaaaatgacggatttctagactaacctatataaaaaatgtcctacccctattaaaccccttagaggtagaatatctagaaacacttaaatacgtatataatcatttttaattagtatcccaaaaataaagttttgtttctaacttaaaaaaattccatacgaacgttcatttagaggtagaatatcctaaattcaaaaaaaaaatgtgtctttttacgacatcaattagaaacctctaaaattatcagtgttcatctactatattgtccacgtattatacatacaaaatcattctctttaaatcactctatctattaaaaaaaaccgcatcaaaatccgttgcgtagtttaagcatacaaagggacatagggatagagaaagcgactttgttttatactatgtaaagattggTTGCTTTTGGAAAtcgaaatatacaaattaaaattttattattcatttgtaaatactattgaaatattcaaatgattttCAGTTATTCAagagtttattttgaaaaaagctaaCACAACTTCCTTCACTCATCGAagcgaattaatttaaaacttatcaaCAATTTCCAATAATTAACGTTCAGAgccaatacatttttttatcaaatcggtttctttttaaagcaattacgatattataataataaactttattagttAAATCAAAAGCTTACTTTCAGACGGAGACAAATCAATTCTTATTAATGCTGTGATTGAGGAAATTCAACTATGAcgctatataaaatacatttctacACACTCAAACATGTTGACTTAGAAatcttagatattttaattaccaaatgtttttttttaaatatcatcaatatatttattaacataagaattgataacattaagcgcttaaatatatatacaaatatgaattaaaaatagttactgtataaatcttgaccgcttggaatggtggcagcatttccccgttgaatcgcaattccgatcctctgggctaaaaacgaaccaccTTCCTTTCactagtggaggcaataagacgaggtgttataattttgatgaagctttttgcaccattactccaagggccaagtgtttcgacagcaaatgggacaaaaattagaaaaaaaaaattagaaaatcaaatgaattagaaataaaacaatgaataaacAGAATGAAcagaatgaatgaaaaataatcaaGCATGAAGTTTTTTCATgcttgataatttttttattcttatatgacATGGAATTCACGCATCTTACATCAATAGACTAAATTTAAATCAGGTGAAACTGCGgagctttttatattaataccataatgttaataaatgttaatactactatagtattataaaatttttaccaAAAAAACTTCTCCTCACGAGGAGATATATCTATACACGTATATAGTATCTATGTCTATATATGTACAGATATAGATACTATATTTAGGTAATATGGCTAAGTATAACCTTTGCCATATTATCATAAGGTTAGGCAGTCCGTCTTTAGACTAAGCCTACTCTACATTGCACGGTGTTTAGTGTCATTCTGTGTAAGTCCATAGGCTCTCATGAAGAGTTCACGACATCCATCCATAATTTTCTGGGGCGTCCGGGAAGCCTAGTTCCAGGCACAAACATATCAAGGCACTTTTTGCAGTCATAGTCCTTAGGTCGACGCGCGACATGTCCATACCACCTCAGACGACGCTTCTTCGGTTCTTCATGCGGCGAATACCCGTTTCATCAGGTATAAAATCCCGAGTTTCATTAGGTATTATTGGGACAACATGGCCGAGGATAGGGGTTGGTTCGGATGGGAGACTATATGGGTGGTTATTGTTCATCAGCTCCCGGAAGTAGCCTTTCCATCTCTCCTTCACCAAGGCTGGGTTACAAAGCAGCGTGCCCTAGGAGTTCTTACGCAGAGATATTTTGTGATATCTTGCGTCGCTTTATCCCGGGCACGTGCCCTCATATGAGCTTCTGCCTCTCTGCTGTCTCTAGCTTAATATATAATGGTGATAAGTTATCGCTAAGGGTTCTGGCTACAGCTCTTTGGCCAGCACGTTTGGCTGCATTGTACTCGTCTCTATATTCAGGAGTACCAGCTGGTAAACCTGTCCAATGTTACGGGATTTATTGGATAGCCACTTGTCGCAAATTTAAGGCGATGTACCTGCGCGTCGTTTAGCGGCAACGCCCTTGCCGCTCCAAGCATTTCCTTAGATCTGTCTATTAGAACGGCAAAATTGGTTTTTTATGGAGCTATTGCCATCTGACTTCTAAAACACGGATAAGGATATAGAACCATGAAGGAGGTAGAAAGAGAGGGTGAAGGGTCAGGAAAGAGGAGAAGGAAATAGGGGGATGGGACACCACTTCGACGGAATGGATGCAGGTGTGATAATGGTGACTCGAAGACACGGGGTCGCGTACCCGAGTGCACTGGAACAAATATCGGTCAGATAATTTGTAGGACACCTTTGAGTTAATATACTATAACATTTATGtctatatgtgtataaatataaatgttgtatttagaaaatatggctaagtataatatacatattatattcattgtaaCACATGTTATTTAGTACGCAATGGAAATGACAATATGTAAACAGCAAGCTAATCCGTAAACTAATTTGATCAAACATAATACATCGTTTATGGGCTATATCGTATGTAATAAAGTTCCCATTTATGTAACATTGGTTTAGTCTGCcacgaatattattatataatgttagcGACTAGGAACATAATTTACGAGTATATTAGGCGTTTTAATTCCGGGTGATTTCGGTGTTCCAATAACCTAGTCGCACGCAAAACCTAACTTACCCTAACCTAACTAGGAATATATGAGAgagctaaattttacaatattaaagcttcaatgataatattatagtaatataggTTTAAGGCTTGATTAGTAATGAACTGCTGGAAAATATCGACAAAAAAAGAAAGTCGTTCGAagacgaaaatataaaattgaattcggCTTATATTCTTTATAACACGCAGTACCTGTATCGAATATTTGCtgactttgttatttatttatatattaatcgagATGTTTAAAGCCAATAGGTTCCTACTTATTAAAagtcgaaataaataaacttctcaCAATGCAaactcttatttatttttacttgtcaTGTCTATTTCATCCGATATCTTCGTCaattggaattttttttttgttattccttctttttttaattattctttttttttaattcgagtGCAAGATTTTCTATAAGCTTAAAGAAAACAATTCATAAGATTGGCACAAGGATGAAAAAATAGGGCATTCGTCacgtattgtataattaaatggGCGCGAATGAAGTggcaattttaacataaaaacttttttcatcgttaataaaatatactttattaatgcATATCTTTTGAAACTAGAATTTGGATCAGGAACATTTTACGATCAAAGATAAAAGTAAATGTTTGTAATggttcattttataaaactagaGAGGGtcctaaaataaatgtacagttaacaagaaaaatatttataattagtttattcataaatgttataatgcgtacgcaaatatttatttatgcagatttattaatatttatataacctttagtatatatacttacaaacataaatagatatatataaaatacacaataattattaagcacaaaattattttatactgaaCTTTAGTGAAATTTCATATAACacatattttatgatttgaaaaatttggaacattattcaaaaacatcaaatttgttttagttatttacgACGAATCAAAAGAGATAAAAATTTTCGCTGTTGCTACTGTGACTGGTCCTGAACTAGATATGAATTCCTTTCCCAAAATAGGAGCTGATATAGTCTTAATCTAGACACTGTACTctcaaactattttaaaataaatactgcaTCTGATctccatattttatattcaactacttttcttagtttttttttgcatagTTGGATATTCAATACTTTTCTACTATGTGCATATTAGTCAAAGGATTGTAACATTCCAAATGTATTTTGCTATTGCAGTTTATTTGGTgcccatgtggcagaatttcatccaacacaAAGTTCCCCTACGATGTCTTCCTTCATCGCTGAGCatgagatttattataaaaaaataagtataaaaatcttAACCCCAAAAAGTTTGGATGAATATCACGTGTTTAATCATTGGGTcacttaacttttttatatagattgtcttaaaagatctaagaaaaaatttttaaattttctttgtcACTGTACCGAAAACTGCTTTCCTCCCCAGTCCCTCCGATGATCTATTGCTTAGGAGGGTTCGAAACATGACGACCCCATCTTATTTTACCCACTGCATGATACGCTATTGtacttgtttatatttatttatttaaagggagagtttttattgataaatatttctatataaaacgaATCTTGTTATCACACCAATTTGATTGACTATATACAATGGTATATAACCTTTAGTATATATACCATTATGCATTTATGTATTTCTAAAACTGTTTCATCATCTCACAGCTATTTGAAGgtacattacatattattttcgtttgtagatgaatataaattaaaatgcttaagttaagaatttattgttttaaatatttataattaaattaatttataaaaaaattatatatttaataacatttattggaATCGTTTTTGTGAAATTGTATACGTTTCCACACAGCGTCAGagtcaaatgttattttgtaacttacgttttaaatgttatttaaaatctaacttacgaaataatattacattgtcCAATAACACGATGGGATTtaactaaacatatattttttttcttttttaattttgcgaCCTTTGTCCTACACagatagataaattttatttatttaaaccgtTTAGAAATCCTGTACTTAATACAGGATTTCTAAACGGTCGGCCCGTTGCCGTTGACGGGAAGATTGAGAGTCGAGGTCAGTACGCGCGCGAAAACAACTATGGCGTCCGCTCTTATttgtctaataaataattaatattttttatgtatattgccGTTTATCTGACTTTGTTTATTTGATGCAtttcaattgtttattaattttattaatcgttCACATACAGTAAagatcattatattaaaaccgattttattatttactcttatttaatcattaaaatcaatatattacagGAATAAATTGTATGGAAAGGTAAAAACAGTTTAGCCCTCATATAGAAGACCAAGAAAAAAGAAGAGCAAGAAAGGCAGCAGCAGTCCTCAAATGAAACATAATCAACAAATACGAATTTTAGGGCCTTTCcgtattatagatattattgcTGTACGTAATAATCtttatcaaatattgttttatttaacacta is part of the Vanessa tameamea isolate UH-Manoa-2023 chromosome 10, ilVanTame1 primary haplotype, whole genome shotgun sequence genome and encodes:
- the LOC113404451 gene encoding large ribosomal subunit protein uL4m, which translates into the protein MSFSLINAIRKLNISTVSQIRLISSGSTDVSNINSHSNSDLNVTQKEWKFPPQFTKPREVWIENLDSIDEKKLGLFELHPLVYAVLPRIDIIHRNVIWQRKFRWVSWAHTKTRAEVHGGGRKPWPQKGLGRARHGSIRSPLWRGGGIVHGPRSGKTHFFMLPFHLRIHGLTSTLSAKFAQDDLHVVRNLELPTEDPEYLAELIEKRNWGPSVLIVDDNDYAPRNITVATENLPHVNIIPFYGLNVYSMLKHDTLIITQTAAERIEEKILQHLHSNTMPQQAKFKLNQV
- the Hyls1 gene encoding centriolar and ciliogenesis-associated protein hyls-1 isoform X1, coding for MEQNTDDYCDITSQLDAREILRYLNNLGIRNINGEVLKYFITDLKKLIKYDLQHTSEDHSEKTHRTESVGVERLHSASTFSSRTRSKAPFASCPKECQRPRRVTNLRNIHSAPNIGQQLEEIKTSRRSCSCVRIEKKIEIPKGIPKTTVSSNLIKVPKQQIKKKSDPVSLYHYYMSLWEKYKPNVPGENNWADLRWNIRQKMVGNSPSQTSNKVSFSFTHLKRKKTPCDIQYNDNSIK
- the Hyls1 gene encoding centriolar and ciliogenesis-associated protein hyls-1 isoform X2; its protein translation is MEQNTDDYCDITSQLDAREILRYLNNLGIRNINGEVLKYFITDLKKLIKYDLQHTSEDHSEKTHRTESVGVERLHSASTFSSRTRSKAPFASCPKECQRPRRVTNLRNIHSAPNIGQQLEEIKTSRRSCSCVRIEKKIEIPKGIPKTTVSSNLIKVPKQQIKKKSDPVSLYHYYMSLWEKYKPNVPGENNWADLRWNIRQKMVGNSPSQTSNKVQEKQDTFKKKKNPM